In the Maridesulfovibrio ferrireducens genome, one interval contains:
- a CDS encoding STAS/SEC14 domain-containing protein — MIELIEIASSKAVGLRVSGKIEEKDIKLVIDAVNEKLKYEEKLAIYVELVEFGGISIKALIEDIKFAFPNMKKFTKKAIVSDKSWHETLTEISDKIFPFIELKHFGVEEKEKALLWVMED, encoded by the coding sequence ATGATTGAACTGATCGAAATAGCTTCTTCAAAAGCCGTTGGTTTAAGAGTTTCCGGCAAGATTGAGGAAAAGGATATTAAGCTGGTAATTGATGCGGTTAATGAAAAATTAAAATACGAAGAAAAACTGGCTATTTATGTAGAACTTGTTGAATTCGGAGGAATCTCCATAAAGGCCCTGATTGAAGACATAAAGTTTGCCTTCCCCAACATGAAGAAATTCACTAAAAAGGCCATCGTATCTGATAAAAGCTGGCATGAGACACTGACGGAAATCAGCGATAAAATTTTTCCGTTTATCGAACTTAAGCATTTTGGCGTTGAAGAAAAAGAAAAAGCACTGCTCTGGGTCATGGAAGATTAA
- a CDS encoding RsmB/NOP family class I SAM-dependent RNA methyltransferase: protein MINNLRTFRLVCSEKDIPAVEELLRSQGFEFSPEPFYSMARRLEKEPFPLGDSLASRFGRIYIQDRSSMLPPLMLNPPKGAKVLDMCASPGSKTGILARLVGRDGFVLASEPSKDRLALLRQNLRRVQAINSATVSYESQKIPLPSNGWEYILLDPPCSGWGTINKNPKAMDLWSGEKTLPLIALQRQLLAKAFDLLTPGGNVVYSTCTTNVQENEEQTRFAVEELGFELVRLPHPEGFTIAEPLLPNMDGVLRVDGSGGGQGFYVCGLRKPGNAEPEYPETAPLPGQKLNLKKLDYPEAIDFSALPDGELYDFKGKAMFLNRHALNMLPPNIRWQGYPLGKISGNKFRPNPFARTLLPETPAESALVLENAEDLAKLFSGQSLTAPAKGKGPVGLYFKQLLLGFTGKKGSRFIWTEK, encoded by the coding sequence ATGATAAACAATCTTCGAACATTCAGACTTGTCTGCTCCGAAAAAGACATCCCCGCAGTTGAAGAACTTTTACGTTCGCAAGGTTTTGAATTCAGCCCGGAACCGTTCTATTCAATGGCGCGAAGACTTGAAAAAGAACCTTTTCCTCTAGGTGACTCCCTTGCCTCAAGGTTCGGACGTATCTATATACAAGACCGTTCCTCCATGCTGCCGCCTCTGATGCTTAATCCGCCGAAAGGGGCAAAAGTACTGGACATGTGCGCAAGTCCCGGCAGTAAAACAGGAATTTTAGCAAGATTGGTCGGACGTGACGGATTTGTTCTTGCCAGTGAACCTTCAAAGGACAGGCTTGCTCTTCTGCGTCAGAATTTAAGACGCGTACAGGCCATAAACTCCGCAACGGTGAGTTACGAATCGCAAAAGATCCCTCTGCCTTCAAACGGCTGGGAATATATTCTGCTGGACCCGCCATGCAGCGGATGGGGAACCATCAACAAAAACCCTAAAGCTATGGATCTGTGGTCAGGCGAAAAAACCTTACCCCTCATAGCCTTACAGCGCCAACTGTTGGCAAAGGCATTTGACCTGCTCACTCCCGGCGGCAACGTTGTGTACTCAACATGCACCACTAATGTACAGGAAAATGAAGAGCAGACCCGCTTTGCAGTTGAAGAACTGGGCTTTGAGCTGGTCAGACTTCCACATCCGGAGGGATTCACCATCGCAGAGCCGCTTTTGCCGAACATGGACGGAGTGCTGCGGGTAGACGGATCAGGCGGCGGTCAGGGATTTTATGTCTGCGGACTCCGAAAACCCGGCAATGCCGAACCTGAATATCCCGAGACAGCCCCTCTGCCAGGACAGAAGCTGAATCTAAAAAAACTGGATTACCCCGAAGCAATAGATTTTTCAGCTTTACCGGATGGCGAGCTTTACGATTTTAAGGGCAAAGCAATGTTCCTTAACAGGCACGCACTGAACATGCTGCCCCCGAATATCCGCTGGCAGGGATATCCGCTCGGTAAAATTTCTGGTAATAAGTTCAGGCCGAATCCATTCGCACGAACCCTGTTGCCTGAGACTCCGGCAGAATCAGCTCTGGTACTTGAAAACGCTGAAGATCTCGCAAAATTATTTTCAGGGCAAAGCCTGACCGCTCCGGCAAAAGGCAAAGGCCCTGTTGGTTTATACTTCAAGCAGCTGCTTCTAGGATTTACAGGTAAAAAAGGCAGCCGCTTTATCTGGACAGAAAAATAG
- a CDS encoding alanine/ornithine racemase family PLP-dependent enzyme codes for MNTPYLEIDLAKIFSNTQKLVEMFGARNIDITGITKVALGEPKIANCLVSAGIVSIGESRIANIKRMRQAGVKATFTLIRTPSMTEIDDVVKYANASLNSELSIIAELSDSAIKQNKIHDVVLMVEMGDLREGILKKDLDETIDKTIQLKGVNLIGLGTNLACFSGVKPSKTNMDKLSLLAETYEKKYHIKFQIISGGNSANFEWLFANDDLGRINNVRLGESIFIGKETLSRKHIEGLHLNAITLVAGVIESKTKPSLPEGEVGQDAFGITTAFVDKGDMLRTILAIGKQDVHVPGLTPLSDVDIIGSSSDHLILDATRSPLRVGDQVRFSLDYAALLSCMTSPFVANSFV; via the coding sequence ATGAATACGCCCTATCTTGAAATTGACTTAGCAAAGATATTTAGCAACACGCAAAAATTAGTTGAAATGTTCGGGGCCAGAAACATTGATATTACCGGCATTACCAAAGTTGCGCTCGGAGAACCAAAGATTGCAAATTGTTTGGTTTCAGCCGGCATAGTTTCAATTGGAGAATCAAGAATTGCCAATATCAAACGCATGCGGCAGGCAGGCGTTAAAGCCACATTCACTTTAATCAGAACCCCGTCAATGACCGAAATTGATGATGTCGTGAAATATGCGAATGCGAGCTTAAATTCTGAATTATCTATAATCGCGGAACTTTCTGATTCTGCCATTAAACAAAATAAAATCCACGATGTCGTTCTGATGGTTGAGATGGGAGATCTGCGAGAAGGAATTCTTAAGAAAGATCTGGATGAAACAATTGATAAAACAATTCAATTGAAAGGTGTAAACCTTATTGGTTTAGGCACAAATCTAGCCTGTTTCAGCGGAGTTAAGCCATCTAAAACGAATATGGATAAATTATCACTTTTGGCTGAAACATATGAAAAAAAATATCATATAAAGTTTCAGATTATTTCAGGTGGTAATTCTGCAAATTTCGAATGGTTATTTGCAAACGACGACCTAGGCCGGATAAATAATGTCAGGCTGGGTGAGTCTATTTTCATAGGAAAAGAAACTCTTTCGAGAAAACATATTGAAGGATTGCATCTTAACGCAATCACCTTGGTTGCCGGAGTAATAGAATCCAAAACCAAGCCATCTCTCCCAGAGGGTGAAGTGGGACAAGATGCTTTCGGCATCACTACTGCCTTTGTAGATAAAGGCGATATGCTCAGAACTATTCTTGCTATTGGCAAACAGGACGTTCATGTGCCGGGTCTAACTCCATTAAGTGATGTTGATATAATCGGCTCCAGCAGCGATCATCTGATATTAGATGCGACACGATCCCCATTGCGCGTTGGTGATCAAGTAAGGTTCAGCCTTGATTATGCAGCATTGCTCTCGTGTATGACCTCACCATTTGTCGCTAATTCTTTTGTCTAA
- a CDS encoding DUF1611 domain-containing protein, with protein sequence MTEKVSAIVYCEGFFGEMDGKTANGLARHSDKYEIVGIIDSTKAGLDAGEVLDGKANGIKIFKNTFDALEGTEDSVKYFIYGMAPLSGSFSAEDSSVLFYAMERKLNIINGLHEFLTDNKAFIQKATECNVQLHDIRKQQNSNQRNVFKGDIFKVKCPRIAILGTDSAVGKRTTSVIITKALKALGLNTVMIATGQTGIIQGAEFGVPLDALTEQFISGEMEKAIFDAWKTKHPDIMILEGQGSLSHPAYLSSCFIIRGGQPDAIIVQHPPKREKLGDYPDINMPDLKEEIKLIEVFAKAPVIGITINHENMSDSELTQTIEDYENKFEIPTTDVLKFDCAPLIKKILEVFPQLNDKIA encoded by the coding sequence ATGACAGAAAAAGTATCCGCTATTGTTTACTGTGAAGGTTTTTTTGGAGAAATGGATGGAAAAACGGCCAACGGCTTAGCAAGACATTCCGACAAATATGAAATTGTGGGAATTATCGATAGTACCAAAGCAGGCTTAGATGCCGGAGAAGTGCTGGACGGAAAAGCAAATGGCATTAAAATTTTCAAAAACACCTTTGATGCCCTTGAAGGAACAGAAGATTCAGTAAAATATTTCATTTATGGGATGGCTCCTCTCTCCGGTTCCTTTTCCGCAGAGGACAGCAGTGTTCTTTTTTATGCGATGGAACGAAAACTTAACATCATTAACGGACTGCATGAATTCTTAACAGACAATAAAGCTTTCATTCAAAAAGCTACCGAATGCAATGTTCAGTTACATGACATTAGAAAACAGCAAAACAGTAACCAGCGAAACGTTTTCAAAGGCGATATCTTTAAGGTCAAATGCCCTAGAATCGCGATACTTGGAACAGACAGCGCAGTCGGAAAAAGAACGACCTCAGTGATCATAACTAAAGCACTGAAAGCTCTGGGACTAAACACAGTCATGATCGCAACAGGTCAGACCGGCATAATTCAGGGAGCCGAATTCGGTGTACCTCTTGACGCACTGACAGAGCAATTCATCTCCGGTGAAATGGAAAAAGCTATATTCGACGCATGGAAAACCAAACATCCCGACATCATGATTCTCGAAGGACAAGGATCTTTAAGTCATCCTGCCTATTTGAGTTCATGCTTTATTATCCGAGGCGGACAGCCTGACGCTATTATTGTTCAGCATCCACCGAAAAGAGAAAAACTGGGCGATTATCCTGATATAAACATGCCTGATTTAAAAGAAGAAATTAAACTTATTGAAGTCTTCGCTAAAGCTCCCGTCATAGGCATCACCATTAATCACGAAAATATGTCTGATTCAGAGCTCACCCAGACAATTGAAGATTACGAAAATAAATTTGAAATCCCAACGACAGACGTTCTCAAATTTGACTGCGCTCCATTAATTAAAAAAATACTCGAAGTGTTCCCACAGCTTAATGACAAGATCGCGTAA
- a CDS encoding rhodanese-like domain-containing protein translates to MKGFDDVLTEMDFDFISSGQHAISVEGVRKALGNDHFIFLDVRTELEQGYMVFPFATNIPLHELPKRINELPKDKFIILFCTSIFRSAVAYTYLRANGFDEVKGLTASMENLVGIFKPGPLAKM, encoded by the coding sequence ATGAAAGGTTTTGATGATGTTTTAACGGAGATGGATTTTGATTTTATAAGTTCTGGTCAGCATGCCATAAGTGTTGAAGGGGTTCGCAAGGCTTTGGGAAATGATCATTTTATTTTTTTGGATGTGCGTACTGAGCTTGAGCAGGGTTATATGGTTTTTCCTTTCGCAACCAATATTCCACTGCACGAGCTTCCAAAAAGAATAAATGAGCTTCCTAAAGATAAATTTATTATTCTTTTCTGTACTTCAATTTTCCGCAGTGCGGTAGCGTACACATATTTGCGGGCAAATGGATTTGATGAGGTCAAGGGACTGACTGCATCGATGGAAAATCTGGTCGGTATTTTTAAACCCGGACCTTTGGCAAAGATGTAG
- a CDS encoding class I fructose-bisphosphate aldolase, protein MNGTQRRMRRLFDKTSGNALILALDHGANEGMIEGLGAIPSILEALPTSKVQGVILNKGLAKHFSALIPADVSLIIQMNAGTRHGSPSYNKSIVCSISEALRLGADAVSVHVNIGNELEDRMLADLGEITDEAHQLGIPVLATVFARGSQIVNEHDSSLVAHCIRIGAELGPDIVAVPYPNNGDAFRKAVEASPVPVLVTGGPLGQTTEGAISNTLRGLESGCKGCCIGRNIFQTKNPIESMEKLAEVTHKNIIKTDS, encoded by the coding sequence ATGAACGGAACTCAACGTCGCATGAGACGACTATTTGATAAGACAAGCGGAAATGCACTCATTCTAGCTCTGGATCACGGTGCAAACGAAGGAATGATTGAAGGCCTTGGCGCCATTCCCTCCATTTTGGAAGCTCTACCCACATCAAAAGTACAGGGTGTCATTCTTAATAAAGGTCTGGCTAAACATTTCAGCGCCCTTATCCCTGCTGACGTAAGCCTGATTATACAGATGAATGCGGGCACAAGACACGGCTCGCCATCATACAACAAGAGCATCGTCTGTTCTATCTCCGAAGCGCTGAGACTAGGTGCGGACGCGGTCTCCGTACACGTCAATATTGGCAACGAGCTTGAAGACCGCATGCTTGCCGATCTGGGCGAAATTACCGACGAAGCACATCAACTGGGTATTCCAGTGCTGGCAACAGTCTTCGCCAGAGGAAGCCAGATTGTAAATGAACACGACTCAAGCCTTGTAGCACACTGCATCCGCATCGGCGCAGAACTCGGGCCGGACATCGTGGCTGTGCCATACCCCAACAATGGCGATGCTTTCCGCAAAGCAGTAGAAGCAAGCCCCGTCCCTGTTCTGGTAACAGGAGGCCCGCTCGGGCAGACAACGGAAGGCGCAATAAGCAATACTTTACGCGGTCTGGAATCCGGCTGCAAAGGGTGCTGCATCGGCAGGAACATTTTTCAGACGAAAAACCCGATTGAAAGCATGGAAAAATTAGCCGAAGTTACACATAAAAATATCATTAAAACAGATAGTTAA
- a CDS encoding sulfite exporter TauE/SafE family protein, translating to MFDLTIVIAFISFVLSFLFALGGVGSALVLIPSLTWLGVPFNLARTTGLFVNCLSMLGATYSNIKAKRLDFKLGLPIIISSIVLAPVGAWAGHFLSIRIILFVFIGFLVFSGCMMLFFKRSKYKDQYREDRPVIGPLLVGVVAGFFSGLLGVGGGGVISPLMILQGFNPKKVATVTAFAVPFSSFSAFMAYAAMGSVSIKILIFAGGAAWAGGYLGTKVMHHRMRPESVKKILGCVLILIALKLIWSL from the coding sequence ATGTTTGATTTAACAATTGTAATTGCATTTATCTCTTTTGTGCTGAGTTTTTTATTTGCCTTAGGGGGAGTTGGCTCAGCGCTGGTTCTCATTCCTTCTCTGACATGGCTTGGCGTACCTTTTAATTTGGCCCGTACTACCGGGCTTTTTGTAAACTGTCTGAGCATGCTGGGTGCCACATATTCCAACATCAAAGCCAAACGTCTGGATTTCAAGCTCGGGCTGCCTATCATCATTTCATCCATCGTTCTGGCTCCGGTCGGGGCATGGGCAGGGCATTTTCTCAGCATTCGTATAATATTATTTGTGTTCATCGGATTTCTTGTTTTTTCCGGTTGCATGATGCTTTTTTTCAAAAGATCTAAATATAAAGATCAGTACCGGGAAGACCGCCCTGTAATCGGGCCTTTATTAGTAGGTGTTGTTGCCGGATTTTTTTCGGGGTTGCTCGGTGTAGGGGGCGGGGGAGTTATTTCACCGCTGATGATTTTGCAAGGTTTTAACCCGAAAAAAGTTGCGACAGTGACTGCTTTTGCTGTGCCTTTTTCATCTTTTTCCGCCTTCATGGCGTACGCTGCGATGGGATCTGTTTCAATTAAGATTTTGATTTTTGCCGGTGGTGCAGCATGGGCCGGTGGATATCTTGGAACTAAAGTGATGCATCATAGAATGCGTCCTGAGTCTGTTAAGAAAATACTTGGTTGTGTGTTGATTTTGATTGCTTTGAAGTTGATTTGGTCACTTTAA
- a CDS encoding DUF4238 domain-containing protein, with protein MAGKKQHFIPQALLRGFSENGKQVYQYRKGLAQPIKNNITDVATKRFFYGEEDCEVDLKITEFENLSREVLKELRSGRVSVVSDGLLKLVYIQLIRTWNFRRSIDKFSNDLMGSFLDKFDVQDLICLVTKKVRNDPEYLMKEVREGFAQRGIIATPDQEEVVIEYVLDNWVFLLEKINAESGLEGCLKYLKGVNFDITKNVQKKLLPEIVDNDLKYGNPIIDRLAKLKWKIEKFDENIVLGDSVVVAGVSKDDFSISIDRLNLVNFVYMPISSSSILRGSLLFDEKISAAEFNEMSVSVSQDFFVSKFKVQPILIECFGCRAGIEMKFDMDSFKEDVLS; from the coding sequence TTGGCCGGAAAGAAACAACACTTTATTCCACAAGCTTTGCTGCGAGGTTTTTCCGAGAATGGTAAACAGGTTTATCAGTACCGAAAAGGTTTAGCCCAACCAATTAAAAATAATATTACAGATGTTGCGACAAAACGTTTTTTTTATGGAGAGGAAGATTGCGAGGTTGATTTAAAGATAACTGAATTTGAAAATTTAAGCAGAGAGGTACTAAAAGAACTACGTTCAGGGCGTGTTTCAGTTGTTTCGGATGGATTGCTAAAGTTGGTTTATATTCAGTTGATACGCACTTGGAATTTTAGACGGAGTATTGATAAGTTCTCCAATGATCTAATGGGATCATTTCTTGATAAGTTTGATGTGCAGGATTTGATTTGTTTGGTGACGAAAAAGGTTAGAAATGATCCAGAATATCTTATGAAAGAGGTTCGGGAAGGATTTGCTCAAAGAGGGATTATTGCAACGCCTGATCAAGAAGAAGTTGTTATAGAATATGTTCTTGATAATTGGGTCTTTTTATTAGAAAAAATTAATGCTGAATCAGGTCTTGAGGGATGTTTAAAATATTTGAAAGGAGTAAATTTTGATATAACTAAGAATGTTCAGAAAAAACTTTTGCCGGAAATCGTGGATAATGATCTTAAATATGGCAATCCAATAATAGATCGATTAGCCAAGCTAAAATGGAAAATAGAAAAATTTGATGAAAATATAGTGCTCGGAGACAGTGTCGTTGTTGCAGGGGTTTCAAAGGATGATTTTTCTATTTCAATCGATAGGTTAAATCTTGTTAATTTTGTCTACATGCCAATTAGTTCGTCAAGTATTTTACGAGGAAGCTTGTTGTTTGATGAAAAGATAAGCGCAGCTGAGTTTAACGAAATGTCTGTCTCGGTTTCTCAAGATTTTTTTGTTTCTAAGTTTAAAGTTCAACCGATTCTTATTGAGTGCTTTGGGTGCCGGGCAGGAATAGAAATGAAGTTTGATATGGATAGTTTTAAGGAAGACGTTTTGTCTTAA
- a CDS encoding FadR/GntR family transcriptional regulator — protein MDKKKLIKLSLPKQISSEIEMSIKNGSLNVGDKLPSEPELVKIFGVSRNTVREAIQSLIQAGVLESRQGDGTYVMSSGRFEANMVNRLYESMDEVNEVRLSLEKEIVKIAAARRTEKDLELISIALENRNLTKDSVSENCKWDMEFHLAIARASHNSIFYDIYNSFSTFIYKSVENKMNGKETIEGMLNQLHIDLYEAIYQKDAERAESIIVTILEN, from the coding sequence ATGGACAAAAAAAAGCTCATTAAATTGTCGTTGCCTAAACAAATTTCGAGTGAAATCGAAATGTCGATTAAAAATGGTTCCCTGAATGTCGGTGATAAATTGCCTTCTGAACCGGAACTTGTAAAAATTTTTGGTGTCAGCAGAAATACAGTTCGTGAGGCAATTCAATCGTTAATACAGGCTGGAGTCCTCGAATCTCGTCAGGGAGATGGCACCTACGTCATGTCATCTGGAAGATTTGAAGCCAATATGGTCAATCGTCTGTATGAATCCATGGATGAGGTGAATGAAGTTCGTCTGTCCTTGGAAAAAGAAATTGTCAAAATTGCAGCAGCAAGAAGAACCGAAAAGGACTTGGAACTGATTAGCATAGCATTGGAAAACAGAAATTTAACAAAAGACTCTGTGAGTGAAAATTGTAAATGGGATATGGAATTTCATTTAGCGATTGCCAGAGCATCACACAATTCTATTTTTTACGACATCTACAATTCTTTTTCTACGTTTATATACAAATCTGTGGAAAATAAAATGAATGGAAAAGAAACCATAGAGGGAATGCTGAATCAATTACATATAGATTTATATGAAGCGATATATCAAAAAGATGCGGAAAGAGCAGAAAGCATTATTGTTACAATTCTAGAGAACTAG
- a CDS encoding heterodisulfide reductase-related iron-sulfur binding cluster: protein MSNKIYFNPGCALSIYKPEMETTILDFLNQNYKETSLHKICCRHDPQLEKESLIINVCAGCDKRFSSLYEGISTISLWEVLDSLDSFNFPDYHGLKMSVHDACPVRENAKVHQAVRNLLNKMNIEIIETEFNKSHSVCCGDDFYPKLAMDKIHKLMKKRADSMPCDDVCVYCVSCIKSLYIGGKTPRHLVDLLMNESTEPQEYDTKKWHEQLQKYIDLH from the coding sequence ATGTCTAATAAAATATACTTTAATCCCGGCTGTGCGCTGAGCATTTATAAACCTGAAATGGAAACAACTATTTTAGACTTTCTGAACCAGAACTATAAAGAAACATCTTTACATAAAATATGCTGTCGGCATGACCCGCAGCTTGAAAAAGAATCTTTGATCATTAATGTCTGCGCGGGATGTGACAAACGATTCAGCAGTTTATATGAAGGAATCTCAACCATATCATTATGGGAAGTTCTAGACAGCCTGGATTCATTCAATTTCCCTGATTATCATGGACTAAAAATGTCCGTCCACGATGCATGCCCGGTTCGCGAGAATGCAAAGGTACATCAAGCTGTTCGCAATCTGCTAAACAAGATGAACATTGAAATTATTGAAACTGAATTCAATAAATCACACTCAGTCTGTTGTGGAGATGATTTTTATCCAAAACTTGCAATGGATAAGATCCATAAACTAATGAAGAAAAGAGCTGATTCCATGCCTTGCGATGATGTTTGCGTATACTGCGTATCGTGCATCAAGTCCTTATATATAGGCGGAAAAACTCCACGGCATTTAGTTGATCTTTTAATGAATGAATCAACTGAACCACAAGAATATGACACCAAGAAATGGCATGAGCAATTACAGAAATATATTGATCTTCACTAG
- a CDS encoding S41 family peptidase → MPAPSIDTFSLRKYFVILFACLSVFLLNGNTGCGVDPTTRIFKATEVEDFSKMGWLEAYDAFHALMQKQYAFGDWKGINWSALNSSIRPKIVIAEAAAAGDDYITALLEYTRSIPDGHITWNNPIFGIIEPNIKGSYGLGMIGLDNGKVIANVVSAGGPAATAGIDVGSEILEWNDVAIATAAAQVSTLWRPNPASIATNEHKLLEQYRALALDPVATNSKVKYLKSDASGPFTTVLIAADDNRQIQTDTGLWNKVDDANPIKREVLVSGYGYIMLGTLESEDISQDQLFNKFKEAMEFLTGNNVPGIIIDLRGNSGGSDDLAAKIAGFFYSETTFYEYQNLYNAQTERLEIVLPSADDSYIIGWDLPLNITPQSLQFTGPVVALVNPDSVSSAEGVAMAIKNLANGYVVGFYGTNGSFGMTGGGAKLPLGYQISFPNGQSLNINKEVQLDSRNGIGGIVPDIRVPRTSARMINYANDVDVELAYAITYLQSL, encoded by the coding sequence ATGCCAGCGCCTTCTATAGATACTTTTTCCCTAAGAAAATATTTTGTAATTTTATTTGCGTGTTTGTCGGTCTTCCTGCTGAACGGAAATACGGGTTGCGGAGTTGATCCGACGACGCGGATTTTTAAAGCAACCGAGGTTGAAGATTTCAGCAAAATGGGGTGGCTGGAAGCCTATGATGCTTTTCATGCTTTGATGCAAAAGCAGTATGCCTTTGGCGATTGGAAAGGGATAAACTGGAGTGCTCTTAATAGTAGTATACGGCCTAAAATTGTTATTGCGGAAGCCGCTGCTGCTGGAGACGATTATATAACTGCACTTCTTGAATACACGCGATCTATACCGGATGGGCATATCACTTGGAACAATCCAATCTTCGGCATTATTGAACCGAATATTAAAGGAAGCTACGGCCTTGGAATGATCGGTCTTGATAACGGCAAGGTCATTGCTAACGTTGTCAGCGCAGGCGGTCCTGCTGCGACCGCGGGGATAGATGTCGGGTCTGAAATTCTGGAATGGAATGACGTGGCAATTGCAACGGCAGCCGCACAGGTTTCAACTCTGTGGCGTCCCAATCCGGCTTCTATAGCAACAAATGAACATAAGCTTCTTGAACAATACAGAGCTCTCGCACTTGATCCTGTCGCTACTAATAGTAAGGTAAAATATTTAAAATCTGACGCATCGGGGCCATTTACAACTGTTTTGATAGCGGCAGACGACAATAGGCAAATTCAGACTGATACCGGGCTATGGAATAAAGTTGATGACGCGAACCCGATTAAGCGTGAAGTTCTTGTCAGCGGATATGGTTACATCATGCTTGGCACGTTGGAGAGTGAGGATATTTCTCAGGATCAACTTTTCAATAAATTTAAAGAAGCCATGGAGTTTTTGACAGGCAATAATGTTCCGGGAATTATCATTGATCTCCGGGGAAATAGCGGCGGTTCTGATGATCTGGCCGCTAAAATTGCAGGCTTTTTTTATTCCGAAACAACATTTTATGAATACCAGAATCTGTATAATGCTCAAACGGAACGGCTTGAAATAGTTCTTCCCAGTGCGGACGACTCATATATCATCGGCTGGGACCTTCCCTTGAATATTACTCCGCAATCTCTTCAGTTTACCGGCCCGGTTGTTGCCCTTGTTAACCCCGACAGCGTCAGTTCTGCGGAAGGTGTCGCAATGGCTATCAAAAACTTGGCTAATGGGTATGTGGTCGGTTTTTATGGAACAAATGGGTCATTCGGTATGACAGGGGGAGGCGCAAAGCTTCCACTTGGTTATCAAATAAGTTTTCCCAACGGACAATCCCTCAATATAAACAAGGAAGTTCAGTTGGACAGCCGGAACGGTATAGGTGGAATTGTGCCTGATATCCGTGTTCCGCGAACATCCGCAAGAATGATAAATTATGCAAATGATGTTGATGTAGAACTGGCTTACGCGATTACCTACCTGCAATCGTTGTAA